The Bradyrhizobium diazoefficiens genome contains the following window.
GTCGGCACCGGCCTCAATTCCAAGCCGCGCTTTGCAAAATTGTTCGCAAAGCACGTGGCCTCGATCACGAAACTCCCCTTCATCAGCGCCGCCAACAAATTCGAGGCCCTGGCCTCCAACGATGCCTATGTGCTGGCCCACGGCGCCATCAATTCCGTCGCGACAGGCCTGTTCAAGATCGCCAACGACATCCGCCTGCTCGGCTCAGGCCCGCGTTCGGGCCTCGGCGAACTGATCCTGCCGGAGAACGAACCGGGCTCATCGATCATGCCGGGCAAGGTCAATCCGACGCAGTGCGAGGCGATGACCATGGTGTGCTGCCAGGTGTTCGGCAATCAGACGACAATAACGGTCGCCGGCAGCCAGGGCCATTTCGAGCTCAACGTCTACAAGCCCGTGCTGGCCTACAACATGCTGCACTCGATCCGGCTGATGGCTGACGCCGCGCGGTCCTTCACCGAGCATTGCGTCAGCGGCATCCGCGCCGACGAAAAGCACATCAAGGAGCTGATGGAGCGTTCGCTGATGCTGGTGACCGCGCTCGCGCCGAAGATCGGCTACGACAACGCGGCCAAGGTGGCCAAGACCGCGCATGCCAACGGCACGACGCTGAAGGAGGAGGCGCTCCGGCTCGGCTTCGTCTCGGCCGACGAGTTCGACCGTCTGGTGCAGCCGGAAAAGATGACGAGGCCCGGATGAATTCCGAATTCCGATAGTCATCCGTAATGATACGGAGCCCCAAGGCTCATAAATTTAGGGCTTAAAGGGCAGGATTTGATTACCGTCAATGTCGCAGAGAGGATGCGTGCTACCCATTCTCTCTCCCCGAGTGCGGGGGCAAATTCATCGTTTGATGGCCGAGCGGCCGATTGACGAGGACAAGCGAATGGCGATCAAATCTCATGGGGCGCGACGTGGCGCCTGGTTTCTGAATGTTTCATCTAGCCTGAAAAGGATCGGATGATGGAGACGCGGCATGGGGAACGTCATCAACCTGAACCGCTTCCGGAAGCGCGCCGAGCGGGAAGCCTCGGCGAAGCAGGCGGACGCCAACCGGGCGAAGTTCGGCCGCACGAAGGCCGAGCGATCGGTGGAGGAGACGCAGGCGGACCAGGCGAAGGCGCATCTGGACCAGCACCGGATCGATCGCGAGGAGCAGCCATGAAGTCGCCCGTCGTGAAGCGTTCGATCGTAGTCGCCGGCCACAAGACCAGCGTCAGCCTGGAAGAGGCGTTCTGGAATGGCATGAAGGAGATCTCGGGCCTGCGCAACATGACGCTGTCCGAGCTCGTGGGTGAAATCGACTGCGGCCGCCAGCAGGGCAATCTGTCCTCGGCGATCCGCTTGTTCGTGCTCGACTACTTCAAGAGCCGCGCCATGGCCGCCATCCAGCCCGAAAAGGTCCCGGCCCAGTAGTGCCGAGGCGCTCTGCCCACGCCTTCGTGATCTGCACTTTAAAATCGCTCTAAGGTGCAGTTTCGGAGCGCGTGCGCGCTTGACCTGCATGCCCTGCGTTGAAAATACAGGGCATGACCGACACCCATGATACGCGCCGCGAGATGCCGCTGGGCCTGGCCCAGCGCGGCTACACCGGCGTCATTCAGCACCTCTCCGCCAAGGACGCGGGCTCGGCACTCTCGGACATCGAGCTCGAGAGCCGGCTGATCGAGCTCGGCTTCGTCGAGGGCGCCCGGGTCGAGATCCTGCACGAGGGGCTGGTCGGGCGCGACCCGATCGCCGTGCGTGTCGACAACATCACCATCGCGGTGCGTCGCCGCGAGGCCATGGCCATCATCGTCGCCTGAGAATCGCGACCGGAAATTCGAGTCCATGGAATTACCCCTGCTGCATCTCGCCCTGGTGGGCACGCCAAACAGCGGCAAGACCTCGCTGTTCAATGCGCTGACCGGCAGCCGGCAGAAGGTCGCGAACTATCCGGGCGTCACCGTCGAGCGCAAGGAAGG
Protein-coding sequences here:
- a CDS encoding ribbon-helix-helix domain-containing protein, with protein sequence MKSPVVKRSIVVAGHKTSVSLEEAFWNGMKEISGLRNMTLSELVGEIDCGRQQGNLSSAIRLFVLDYFKSRAMAAIQPEKVPAQ
- a CDS encoding DUF4169 family protein gives rise to the protein MGNVINLNRFRKRAEREASAKQADANRAKFGRTKAERSVEETQADQAKAHLDQHRIDREEQP
- a CDS encoding FeoA family protein, which codes for MTDTHDTRREMPLGLAQRGYTGVIQHLSAKDAGSALSDIELESRLIELGFVEGARVEILHEGLVGRDPIAVRVDNITIAVRRREAMAIIVA